A part of Paenarthrobacter sp. A20 genomic DNA contains:
- a CDS encoding primary-amine oxidase yields the protein MTPTATETVAIEETQYSLATGAEISLVQGILQAAGHLGTEKRIAYLGLVDPSRSATELDRRFRVFLHDISGGAPTDVLVSVTRSEVLSATELDTKVSGELPVLEEEFEVVESLLATDERWLAALAARDLEVEKVRVAPLSAGYFEYEEERGRRILRGLAFVQDFPEDSAWAHPVDGLVAYVDVVNKEVTQVIDLGVMPIPAEHGNYTDPELTGPLRTTQKPISITQPEGPSFTVTGNNHVEWEKWSVDVGFDVREGVVLHNLAFQDGDTKRPIINRASIAEMVVPYGDPSPIRSWQNYFDTGEYLVGQYANSLELGCDCLGDITYLSPVISDAFGNPREIRNGICMHEEDWGILSKHSDLWSGINYTRRNRRLVISFFTTIGNYDYGFYWYLYLDGTIEFEAKATGVVFTSAFPEGGSDNISQLAPGLGAPFHQHLFSARLDMAIDGFTNRVEEEDVVRQAMGEGNERGNAFSRKRTLLAKESDGVREADARAGRTWIISNPESRNRLGEPVGYKLHAENQPTLLADPGSSIAKRAAFATKDVWVTRYSDEERYPTGDFVNQHSGGAGLPAYIAQDRDIDGQDIVVWHTFGLTHFPRVEDWPIMPVDTVGFKLRPEGFFDRSPVLDVPANTSGSSCHSGSVASGEAADDAHGEASGQCH from the coding sequence ATGACGCCCACAGCAACTGAGACAGTCGCCATCGAGGAAACGCAGTACAGCCTGGCAACGGGCGCCGAAATCTCCCTGGTGCAGGGAATCCTGCAGGCCGCCGGACATCTGGGCACGGAGAAGCGGATCGCCTACCTTGGCCTGGTGGATCCCTCCCGCAGCGCCACGGAGCTGGACCGCCGCTTCCGGGTCTTCCTCCACGACATTTCCGGTGGTGCTCCCACCGACGTCCTGGTCTCCGTCACCCGCAGCGAGGTCCTTTCGGCAACGGAACTGGACACCAAAGTATCCGGCGAACTCCCTGTGCTGGAAGAGGAATTCGAGGTAGTCGAGTCGCTCCTGGCCACGGATGAGCGCTGGCTGGCTGCCCTTGCGGCCCGGGACCTGGAGGTGGAAAAAGTACGCGTTGCTCCGCTGTCCGCCGGCTACTTTGAATATGAAGAAGAACGCGGCCGCCGCATCCTCCGTGGTCTGGCCTTTGTGCAGGACTTCCCGGAGGACAGCGCCTGGGCCCACCCCGTGGACGGGCTGGTGGCCTACGTGGACGTGGTGAATAAGGAAGTCACCCAGGTCATTGACCTTGGCGTGATGCCGATCCCGGCGGAACACGGAAACTACACCGATCCGGAACTCACCGGCCCACTCCGCACCACCCAGAAGCCCATCAGCATCACCCAGCCGGAGGGACCGAGTTTCACCGTCACCGGCAACAACCACGTGGAGTGGGAAAAGTGGAGCGTGGATGTCGGCTTCGATGTCCGCGAAGGAGTTGTCCTCCACAACCTTGCCTTCCAGGATGGCGACACGAAGCGGCCCATCATCAACCGCGCCTCGATCGCCGAGATGGTGGTGCCGTACGGCGATCCCTCGCCCATCCGGTCCTGGCAGAACTACTTCGACACCGGCGAATACCTCGTGGGCCAGTACGCCAACTCCCTGGAACTGGGCTGTGACTGCCTGGGTGACATCACCTACCTCAGCCCGGTCATCAGCGACGCTTTCGGCAACCCCCGCGAAATCCGCAACGGCATCTGCATGCATGAGGAAGACTGGGGCATCCTCTCCAAGCACTCCGACCTCTGGAGCGGCATCAACTACACCCGCCGCAACCGCCGCTTGGTGATCTCCTTCTTCACCACCATTGGCAACTACGACTACGGCTTCTACTGGTACCTCTACCTGGACGGCACCATCGAGTTCGAAGCCAAGGCCACCGGCGTCGTCTTCACCAGTGCCTTCCCCGAAGGCGGCTCGGACAACATCTCCCAGCTGGCCCCCGGCCTAGGAGCCCCGTTCCACCAGCACCTCTTCAGCGCCCGCTTGGATATGGCTATTGATGGCTTCACCAACCGCGTGGAGGAAGAAGACGTGGTTCGCCAGGCCATGGGCGAAGGCAACGAACGTGGCAACGCGTTCTCCCGCAAGCGCACGCTCCTGGCCAAGGAGTCCGATGGCGTCCGTGAAGCCGATGCCCGGGCGGGCCGGACTTGGATCATCTCCAACCCGGAGTCCCGCAACCGGCTCGGCGAACCGGTCGGCTACAAGCTCCACGCAGAAAACCAGCCCACATTGCTGGCAGACCCGGGTTCCTCCATTGCGAAGCGGGCAGCCTTCGCCACCAAGGACGTGTGGGTCACGCGCTACTCCGACGAGGAGCGCTACCCCACCGGCGACTTCGTCAACCAGCACTCCGGAGGCGCTGGCCTGCCCGCGTACATTGCCCAGGACCGCGACATCGACGGCCAGGACATTGTCGTGTGGCACACTTTTGGCCTCACGCACTTCCCGCGCGTGGAAGACTGGCCCATCATGCCCGTGGACACTGTTGGCTTCAAGCTGCGTCCCGAGGGCTTCTTCGACCGCAGCCCCGTCCTGGATGTGCCGGCCAACACCTCGGGATCGAGCTGCCACAGTGGGTCCGTTGCCTCCGGTGAAGCAGCCGATGACGCGCACGGCGAAGCCTCCGGGCAGTGCCACTAG
- a CDS encoding TetR/AcrR family transcriptional regulator, with protein sequence MPKIVDHDQRRLELVDATWRIIARLGMEGATMREIAEEAGFANGALKPYFPTKDLLLTSAFGHVFNRTNQRIATMTEGLSGVAALRAFCTEVLPLDEERVNEARLVIPFWQKALNDAHMAALHSESMNQWHTTITAHTAAARAAGEIATPIGDAAVADHLLNMMLGAQIVAALSPAEHFSQDLAGQLDNYLVLLAG encoded by the coding sequence GTGCCAAAGATTGTGGACCACGATCAACGACGCCTCGAACTGGTGGACGCAACCTGGCGGATCATCGCAAGGCTGGGCATGGAAGGCGCCACCATGCGGGAAATCGCCGAAGAAGCCGGCTTCGCCAACGGTGCGCTCAAACCATACTTCCCCACCAAGGACCTACTGCTGACCTCGGCCTTCGGGCACGTGTTCAACCGCACCAACCAGCGCATCGCCACCATGACGGAAGGACTCTCAGGAGTCGCAGCGCTCCGGGCCTTCTGCACCGAAGTCCTGCCGCTGGATGAGGAACGCGTCAACGAAGCCCGCCTCGTCATCCCGTTCTGGCAGAAGGCACTCAACGACGCCCACATGGCAGCCCTCCACAGCGAGTCCATGAACCAGTGGCACACCACCATCACCGCGCATACGGCAGCAGCCCGGGCGGCCGGCGAGATCGCCACCCCCATTGGGGACGCCGCCGTCGCCGATCACCTGCTCAACATGATGCTCGGCGCGCAGATCGTGGCGGCACTGTCCCCAGCGGAACACTTTTCGCAGGACTTGGCAGGGCAGTTGGACAACTACTTGGTCCTGCTGGCGGGTTAG
- a CDS encoding helix-turn-helix domain-containing protein: protein MALSIPELAKRLNVNESRARQLVQSGRIRGQRVGGRWIVEEADAAQYRPGKPAGRPLSERSAWQLMSCFWDDSPRHSLLEHLAPSPVEKHRLKERISRLQDSPDLPELLAWLANRAEKFEFSSSPSDIAELREDKRIHLSGVSHPRSGLLANSEVEAYVQRDDLRDVVKDWFLVEPYPGKRPNVILRAAERVPSELPPLVVAADLAERPGVREQQAAREILRGIHAH, encoded by the coding sequence ATGGCCTTGAGTATCCCCGAGTTGGCGAAGCGCCTCAACGTCAACGAGAGCCGAGCGCGGCAGCTCGTCCAGTCCGGACGTATACGCGGTCAACGAGTCGGTGGACGCTGGATCGTTGAGGAAGCCGACGCCGCCCAGTACCGGCCGGGTAAGCCCGCCGGCCGGCCATTGTCCGAACGCAGCGCATGGCAACTCATGTCCTGTTTCTGGGACGACAGCCCCCGGCACTCCCTCCTTGAACACCTGGCCCCCTCGCCGGTCGAGAAACATCGCCTAAAAGAACGCATCAGCCGGCTGCAGGACTCCCCCGACTTGCCAGAGCTTCTCGCTTGGCTGGCCAATCGCGCCGAAAAGTTCGAGTTCTCTTCCAGCCCGTCCGACATCGCCGAACTTCGGGAGGACAAACGAATCCACCTCTCGGGAGTCTCTCACCCGCGCTCTGGGCTGCTGGCGAACTCAGAGGTTGAAGCCTACGTGCAACGCGATGACCTCAGAGACGTCGTCAAGGACTGGTTCCTAGTCGAGCCCTATCCTGGGAAGAGACCAAATGTCATCCTCCGCGCCGCCGAGCGAGTCCCCAGCGAACTTCCCCCACTAGTGGTGGCGGCAGACTTGGCCGAACGGCCCGGTGTCCGCGAACAGCAGGCAGCACGCGAAATCCTCAGGGGTATCCATGCCCATTGA